One genomic region from Strix uralensis isolate ZFMK-TIS-50842 chromosome 5, bStrUra1, whole genome shotgun sequence encodes:
- the NR2C1 gene encoding nuclear receptor subfamily 2 group C member 1 isoform X7 has translation MDGTAQRIQIVPADSGLSLPQRIQILTDNSPSEQGLNKVFDLCVVCGDKASGRHYGAVTCEGCKGFFKRSIRKNLVYSCRGTKDCVINKHHRNRCQYCRLQRCIAFGMKQDSVQCERKPIEVSREKSSNCAASTEKIYIRKDLRSPLAATPTFVTDNETARSTGLLESGMFVNIHQSAIKSEPTVLMTPDKVEACQGDLSTLANVVTSLANLSKCKDMSQSSTELSMIESLSNGDASLSELQQEEQASSDVTRAFDTLAKALNPGESAACQNSESVEASVQLIGGETSMNIVEIEGPLLSDAHVAFRLTMPSPMPEYLNVHYICESASRLLFLSMHWARSIPSFQALGQDNSISLVKACWNELFTLGLAQCSQVMNVATILAAFVNHLHGSLQQDKLPTDRGKLVMEHIFKLQEFCNSMVKLCLDGYEYAYLKAIVLFSPDHPGLENVVQIEKFQEKAYMEFQDYVTKAYPDDTYRLSRLLLRLPALRLMSAAITEELFFAGLIGNVQIDSIIPYILRMETADYNSQIIGHAV, from the exons GGCGTCACTATGGAGCAGTAACTTGTGAGGGATGCAAAGGATTCTTTAAAAGGAGTATACGGAAGAATTTAGTTTATTCGTGCCGAGGAACAAAAGACTGCGTCATTAACAAACACCACCGGAACCGATGTCAGTACTGTAGGCTGCAGAGATGCATCGCGTTTGGGATGAAACAAGACT CTGTGCAGTGTGAGAGGAAACCTATTGAAGTGTCAAGAGAAAAATCATCAAACTGTGCAGCTTCTACAGAAAAGATCTACATTCGGAAAGATCTTCGTAGCCCATTAGCTGCAACTCCAACTTTTGTAACAGACAATGAAACAGCAAG ATCAACAGGTCTCTTGGAATCGGGCATGTTTGTTAACATTCATCAGTCTGCAATAAAAAGTGAGCCTACTGTGCTGATGACTCCAGATAAG GTTGAAGCATGTCAGGGAGATTTAAGTACACTGGCAAATGTCGTGACTTCATTAGCAAATCTCAGTAAATGCAAAGACATGTCACAAAGCAGTACAGAGCTTTCTATGATTGAGAGTTTAAGTAATGGAGATGCATCATTATCTGAACTCCAGCAAGAAGAACAAGCTAGTAGTGATGTTACAAG GGCATTTGATACTCTTGCAAAAGCATTAAATCCAGGAGAGAGTGCAGCATGCCAGAACTCTGAAAGTGTTGAAGCCAGTGTACAGCTGATTGGTGGAGAAACAAGCATGAATATCGTTGAAATAGAGGGACCACTACTCAGTGATGCACACGTAGCATTCAGg CTCACCATGCCTTCTCCTATGCCTGAATATCTTAACGTTCACTATATCTGCGAGTCTGCTTCGAGGTTGCTTTTCTTGTCCATGCACTGGGCACGTTCCATTCCATCTTTCCAAGCTTTAGG acAGGATAACAGCATATCATTAGTAAAAGCCTGCTGGAATGAACTTTTTACGCTTGGTCTTGCACAATGTTCACAAGTTATGAATGTGGCCACTATATTAGCTGCATTTGTTAATCACCTTCATGGAAGTTTACAGCAAG ATAAGCTGCCAACAGACAGAGGAAAACTAGTAATGGAGCATATCTTCAAATTGCAAGAGTTCTGTAACAGCATGGTTAAGCTTTGCCTGGATGGATATGAATATGCATATTTGAAAGCAATCGTCCTCTTCAGTCCTG ATCACCCAGGTCTAGAAAATGTGGTACAGATCGAGAAATTTCAAGAAAAGGCTTACATGGAGTTCCAAGACTATGTAACAAAAGCATATCCGGATGATACTTACAG ACTGTCTAGACTTCTTCTCCGATTGCCTGCTCTTAGACTGATGAGTGCTGCCATCACTGAAGAGCTATTCTTTGCAGGACTAATTGGAAATGTTCAGATTGATAGCATCATCCCCTATATTCTGCGAATGGAGACAGCGGACTACAACTCTCAGATAATTGGTCATGCCGTATAA